The following is a genomic window from Burkholderia oklahomensis C6786.
GGGTGAAGGTGTTCGGCATGCCTGACGAAGAGAAGGATGCGAATCTGCTGTTCGATTTCGTCGCGAACGAAGGCAAGCAATGCCTCTGGCGTGGCGACATCCGCGTTCCGCGCGCGCAGGGCGACACGGAGTCGCTCGTCGTCGAGTTCGACATCGACGTGACGAGCCACCTGGACGACTTCGAGGTGCGCTGCATCGACCGCGGCACGCGGATGCAGTTGACGAGAATGGAAATAGTGAAGCGGTAGATGTATTGAGCGCGTCGGCCCGACGAGCGCTTCGCGAGGCCGCGCCGGTCATGATCGACACCAATCTAGTGAGTCAACAATGAGCGTCACTGCAATTATTACCGGCATTACCGGCCAAGACGGAGCTTATCTCGCTCAGCTCCTGCTCGACAAGGGCTACGTGGTCTACGGCACCTACCGCCGCACGAGCTCGGTGAACTTCTGGCGCATCGAAGAGCTCGGCATCGGCGCGCATCCGAATCTCCATCTCGTCGAATACGATCTGACCGATCTGAGCGCGAGCATTCGCCTGTTGCAGACGACTCGGGCGACGGAAGTTTACAATCTTGCCGCGCAGAGCTTCGTCGGCGTGTCGTTCGATCAGCCCGTCACCACCGCGGAGATCACCGGCATCGGCCCGCTGCATCTGCTCGAAGCGATCCGGATCGTGAATCCGGCGATCCGCTTCTATCAGGCGAGCACGTCGGAGATGTTCGGCAAGGTGCAGGCGATTCCGCAGACGGAGAGCACGCCGTTCTATCCGCGCAGCCCGTACGGCGTCGCGAAGCTCTATGCGCACTGGATCACGGTCAACTACCGCGAAAGCTACGGCATCTTTGGCTGCAGCGGGATCCTGTTCAATCACGAATCGCCGCTGCGCGGCCGCGAGTTCGTGACGCGCAAGATCACCGACAGCATGGCGAAGATCCGCCTGGGCAAGCTCGACGTGCTCGAGCTCGGCAACCTCGACGCGAAGCGCGACTGGGGCTTCGCGAAGGAATACGTCGAAGGGATGTGGCGGATGCTGCAGGCCGACAAGCCCGATACGTACGTGCTCGCGACGAACCGGACCGAGAAGGTCCGGGACTTCGTCGACATGGCGGCGCGCGCGGCGGGCTTCAGGCTCGCGTGGGAAGGCCGCGACGAGAACGAGGTCGGAATCGACCAGGGCTCGGGCAAGACGATCGTGAAGATCAATCCGAAGTTCTATCGCCCGGCCGAAGTGGATCTGTTGATCGGCGATCCGAAGAAGGCGCGCGAGGCGCTCGGCTGGACGCCGGCCACGACGCTGGAGCAGTTGTGCCAGATGATGGTCGAGGCCGACATCCGGCGCAATGAAGTGGGTTTCTCATTCTGATTTATGGCAAAAGTTCTGATTACCGGGATCGGCGGTTTTACCGGGCGGTATCTCGCCCGGCGGCTGACGGAGCGCGGGCACGACGTGTGCGGCCTCGTCCATCGGGCGGGCGTCGACCTCGAATGGCGCGCGCACGTCGCCGATCTGCTCGATCGCGGCCAGGTCGCGGAAGTCGTCGAGCGCGAACGACCCGACGCGGTCGTTCATCTGGCCGCGATCGCGTTCGTCGCGCACGGCGACGCGAGCGCGATCTATCAAACCAACGTCGTCGGTACGCGGAACTTGCTCGATGTGCTGGCGTCGTCGTCGCACACGCCGCGCTCGGTGCTGCTCGCGAGCAGCGCGAATGTCTACGGCAACGCCGACCGCGAATGGATCGACGAGTCGGTGCCGCCCGCACCCGCAAATGACTATGCGGTCAGCAAGCTGTCAATGGAGTTCGTCGCGAAGCTTTGGCGCGAGCGGCTGCCGATCGTCGTCGTGCGGCCGTTCAATTACACGGGCGTCGGTCAGGCGGTGAACTTCCTGCTGCCGAAGATCGTGTCGCACTTTCGTTCGCGCGCGTCCGTGCTCGAGCTCGGCAACCTCGACGTGATTCGCGACTTCTCCGATGTGCGCACCGTCGTTGCCGCATACGAGAAGCTGCTCGACGGCGCGTTTGCAGGCGAGACGTTCAACGTGTGCTCGGGCGTCGGCTACTCGCTGCAGGACGTGCTCGCGATGGCGGAGGAACTGGCCGGCTACCGGCCCGAGATTCGCGTCAATCCGAACTTCGTGCGCGCGAACGAGGTTCGCAAGCTGATCGGCAACGGCACGAAGCTGCGCGACGCGATCGGCGAACTGCCGGCGATTCCGCTGCGCGACACGCTGAAATGGATGCTGGAGAGCGCCGCTTGAAGCTGATTCTCGCGGTGGACGCGATCGTGCCGCCGCTTACCGGGATCGGACGCTACACGTGGGAGCTCGCGAAGCATTATTCGACGCCGGACAGCGGGCTCGATTCGATTCGCTATTTTTTCGCGGGCCAATGGATCGGCGATCCGCAGGCCCTGCTCGACGGTCCGCCGCGCGGCCGCACGACGCGCCGCAAGGGCCTGTGGCCGCGCGTGTCGGCCGGGCTGCGTCAGTGGCGCGAGCAGCGCGCGATCCGCGGACACGTGTTTCACTCTCCCAACTATTTCTTGCCGGACTGGGTCGAAGGCGGCGTCGTCACCGTGCACGACCTGTCCGTCTTCAAGTATCCGCAGACGCATCCCGTCGAGCGCATCCGTCACTTCGAGCGCGGCTTCGCATCGACGCTCGCGCGCGCCGCGCACATCATCACGGACTCCGAGGCAATTCGTCACGAGGTGGCCGACAGCTTCGGCTGGCCGCTCGACAAGATCACAGCGGTGCGCCTCGGCGTGCCGCCGGAGTTCGGACGTCGCGACCGCGCGACGCTCTTCGAGCCGCTCGCGCGCTACCGTCTCGCGCCCGGCGCCTATACGCTGTGCGTGTCGACGCTCGAGCCGCGCAAGCGGATCGACGCGCTGCTCGCCGCGTATGCGGAACTGCCGGCGCCGTTGCGTTCGCGCTATCCGCTCGTGCTCGTCGGCAGCGAGGGCTGGCTGAGCGACGCGCTGCGGCAGGAGATCGCGCGCGGCGAACGGGAAGGGTGGCTGCGCTATCTCGGCTTCGTGCCGGAAACGGCGCTGCCGCTGCTGTACGCAGGCGCGCACGCGTTTTTCTTTCCATCGCTCTACGAAGGATTCGGCCTGCCCGTGCTCGAAGCGCTCGCGAGCGGTGTGCCGACGCTGACGTCGCGCTGCTCGTCGCTGCCGGAGGTCGCCGATGGCGCGGCGTGGCTCGTCGAGCCCGGCGATCACGAAGCGTTGCGAGCGGGCATCGAGCTCGTGATGTGCGACGAGCCGTGGCGGGCGGCGGCGATCGAGCGGGGGCTGCAGGTCGCGAGCGAGACGACATGGGCGCAATGCGCGCGCAAGACGCTCGACGTGTGCCGCCGCTTCGCTTGAATCAGGCCGTATCGGTGAGCGCCGCGACGAGCGCTTTCAACTGATCGGCGCTCGCCGACCAGGTGATCGGTTCGATCGCGTCGCTCGTCGGCGCGGCGCCGGCCGAAAGCAGCGCAAGCCAGTCCGACAGTTCGCGCGCGAGCGCGCCGCCGTTCGTCGCGCGGAAGTAGGTTGCCTGCTCGCCGGCGACTTCCCTGAACACGTCGAGATCGCGCAAGAACAGCGGCTTGCCGTAGCGCGCCGCCTCGACGATCGGCAGTCCGAAGCCTTCGGCCTCGGACGCCATCACGAGTCCGTCCGCCTGTGCATACAGTTCCTCGAGGCGTGTGTCGTCGGCATCGTGCAGCCAGAACAGCCGCCGGCCGCTTTGCGCATGCCGTTGCAAGCGCTGCACGACGGGCTCGACATGCCAGCCCGGCGCACCGACCACCACGAGCGTGACGTCGGCGCCGTCGCGCCACAGCGCGTCGAGTGCGTCGAGCACCTGTGCGTGCCCCTTGCGCGGCTCGATCGTGCCGACCATCAGCAGCATCGGATGCGCATATTCGCGGCGGCGGTCCGACGCAGGCAGTGACGCAGCGTGCGCGCGATCGAGCGTTTCCGCGCCGAGATCGAACGAGCGGATCGCGATGTCGGCGTTCGTCAAGCCGAAACGGCGCTGCATCAGCGCATCGGTTTCGCGCGCAACGGTGCGCGAGATGCACCAGAGCTCGTCCGCATGCACGGCGAGCGTCGACAGCCAATGCCGGAACGAGCGCCGCGCGCGCGGCGTGAACCAGCGCGGATGCTGGAACGGCAGCAGATCGTAGACGACGAACGCGCAGCGCACGCCTTGCCGCTTCCATGCGAGCAGATCGCGCTGCCGTCGCGGGACGATGCGGCTCGTCAGATCGAGGCCGAGAAACACGTCG
Proteins encoded in this region:
- a CDS encoding glycosyltransferase family 4 protein, whose protein sequence is MKLILAVDAIVPPLTGIGRYTWELAKHYSTPDSGLDSIRYFFAGQWIGDPQALLDGPPRGRTTRRKGLWPRVSAGLRQWREQRAIRGHVFHSPNYFLPDWVEGGVVTVHDLSVFKYPQTHPVERIRHFERGFASTLARAAHIITDSEAIRHEVADSFGWPLDKITAVRLGVPPEFGRRDRATLFEPLARYRLAPGAYTLCVSTLEPRKRIDALLAAYAELPAPLRSRYPLVLVGSEGWLSDALRQEIARGEREGWLRYLGFVPETALPLLYAGAHAFFFPSLYEGFGLPVLEALASGVPTLTSRCSSLPEVADGAAWLVEPGDHEALRAGIELVMCDEPWRAAAIERGLQVASETTWAQCARKTLDVCRRFA
- a CDS encoding glycosyltransferase family 4 protein → MSQALKAAVLQSAAIWGAPRVARAARRAVRALDPAAPQPSGSRRRQLLVDVSIIAAHDAGTGIQRVVRSLLAQLLHSPPAGFDVRPVRATRKTPYCYAALFPASHASAPHRSASEAPGEAVRVESGDVFLGLDLTSRIVPRRQRDLLAWKRQGVRCAFVVYDLLPFQHPRWFTPRARRSFRHWLSTLAVHADELWCISRTVARETDALMQRRFGLTNADIAIRSFDLGAETLDRAHAASLPASDRRREYAHPMLLMVGTIEPRKGHAQVLDALDALWRDGADVTLVVVGAPGWHVEPVVQRLQRHAQSGRRLFWLHDADDTRLEELYAQADGLVMASEAEGFGLPIVEAARYGKPLFLRDLDVFREVAGEQATYFRATNGGALARELSDWLALLSAGAAPTSDAIEPITWSASADQLKALVAALTDTA
- a CDS encoding GDP-mannose 4,6-dehydratase, producing the protein MAKVLITGIGGFTGRYLARRLTERGHDVCGLVHRAGVDLEWRAHVADLLDRGQVAEVVERERPDAVVHLAAIAFVAHGDASAIYQTNVVGTRNLLDVLASSSHTPRSVLLASSANVYGNADREWIDESVPPAPANDYAVSKLSMEFVAKLWRERLPIVVVRPFNYTGVGQAVNFLLPKIVSHFRSRASVLELGNLDVIRDFSDVRTVVAAYEKLLDGAFAGETFNVCSGVGYSLQDVLAMAEELAGYRPEIRVNPNFVRANEVRKLIGNGTKLRDAIGELPAIPLRDTLKWMLESAA
- the gmd gene encoding GDP-mannose 4,6-dehydratase, whose product is MSVTAIITGITGQDGAYLAQLLLDKGYVVYGTYRRTSSVNFWRIEELGIGAHPNLHLVEYDLTDLSASIRLLQTTRATEVYNLAAQSFVGVSFDQPVTTAEITGIGPLHLLEAIRIVNPAIRFYQASTSEMFGKVQAIPQTESTPFYPRSPYGVAKLYAHWITVNYRESYGIFGCSGILFNHESPLRGREFVTRKITDSMAKIRLGKLDVLELGNLDAKRDWGFAKEYVEGMWRMLQADKPDTYVLATNRTEKVRDFVDMAARAAGFRLAWEGRDENEVGIDQGSGKTIVKINPKFYRPAEVDLLIGDPKKAREALGWTPATTLEQLCQMMVEADIRRNEVGFSF